A single region of the Coprobacter tertius genome encodes:
- a CDS encoding Tat pathway signal sequence: MDRRKFIKQTGWTFMGLAVSGPILGACTPKEKDKAKAAAKIDPNGLKVFWGDIHNHCNITYGHGDMRLAFEAAKQQLDFVSVTPHAMWPDIPGKDDPRLAWVIDYHTGAFKRLREGGYEKYLKMTEEYNQDGKFLTFPSYECHSMKYGDHVVLSYEQNFPLVECESVEDLKAKLKDKKVFVTPHHMGYEKGYRGYNWDFFTQGNQTPFVEIFSRHGLAESDQGDYNYLHDMGPRSYEGSALCGLEKGFKFGFIGSTDQHAGYPGSFGDGRIGVLARSLDRNDIWEAMKNRHVYCATGDKVNIDFRINNAIMGDIIRGNNRHIYLNVEAANYIDYVDIVKNGECIARLSGPMQTIVPPEDVMRAKVKLDFGWNREEKPVRWDGFIEITEGKINVATPCFRGAAYTSPQADKIGHEDDTKVNRILKADDKRIDLEMYSTKNPNTMTPAMQTVMLDVTMPKNGIIRTKMNGKEFGYTLGELLTGSKSHFMRGWLSEAILFNRAAPESAFMIEHVMHDNKPSRDTDYYYVRVRQRDGQWAFSTPIWVERV; this comes from the coding sequence ATGGACAGGAGAAAATTTATTAAACAAACCGGTTGGACTTTTATGGGACTGGCCGTATCGGGCCCGATATTGGGAGCTTGTACACCAAAAGAAAAAGATAAGGCGAAAGCGGCCGCAAAGATCGATCCGAACGGATTGAAAGTTTTCTGGGGAGATATACATAACCATTGTAATATTACATACGGTCATGGTGATATGAGATTAGCTTTTGAGGCGGCAAAACAGCAACTCGATTTTGTATCGGTTACTCCTCATGCCATGTGGCCGGATATACCCGGAAAAGACGATCCTCGCCTGGCTTGGGTGATCGATTATCATACAGGTGCCTTTAAAAGGCTTCGAGAAGGAGGGTATGAAAAATATCTGAAAATGACTGAAGAATATAATCAGGATGGTAAATTTTTAACTTTTCCTTCATACGAATGTCATAGCATGAAATATGGCGATCATGTCGTCTTGTCGTATGAACAGAATTTCCCTCTCGTAGAGTGTGAATCGGTGGAAGATTTAAAAGCAAAGCTTAAAGATAAAAAAGTATTTGTCACTCCACATCATATGGGGTACGAAAAAGGATACCGTGGATATAACTGGGATTTTTTTACCCAGGGAAATCAGACGCCGTTTGTCGAAATTTTTTCACGGCACGGGTTAGCCGAAAGCGATCAGGGCGATTATAATTATCTTCACGATATGGGACCGAGGTCGTATGAGGGAAGCGCTTTGTGCGGGTTGGAAAAAGGTTTTAAATTCGGCTTTATCGGATCTACCGACCAACATGCGGGTTATCCCGGCAGTTTTGGTGATGGCCGTATCGGAGTTTTGGCCCGATCGCTCGATCGAAACGACATTTGGGAGGCAATGAAAAACCGCCATGTGTATTGTGCTACGGGGGATAAAGTGAATATCGATTTTCGCATTAATAATGCTATTATGGGGGATATAATTAGAGGAAATAACCGTCATATATACCTGAATGTAGAAGCGGCGAATTATATCGATTATGTAGATATCGTAAAAAATGGAGAATGTATCGCCCGACTGAGTGGCCCTATGCAGACGATTGTACCGCCGGAAGATGTGATGCGCGCTAAAGTAAAGCTTGATTTCGGATGGAACCGGGAAGAGAAACCGGTACGTTGGGACGGGTTTATCGAAATTACCGAGGGTAAAATCAATGTGGCGACACCTTGTTTTCGGGGGGCTGCTTATACCTCTCCTCAGGCAGATAAAATAGGCCATGAAGACGATACGAAAGTGAATAGAATACTTAAAGCCGATGACAAAAGGATCGATTTGGAAATGTATTCTACTAAAAATCCCAATACGATGACTCCTGCCATGCAAACAGTAATGCTGGATGTAACGATGCCCAAAAACGGTATCATCAGGACGAAGATGAATGGAAAGGAATTCGGTTATACTTTGGGTGAGCTTCTTACCGGTTCTAAATCGCATTTTATGAGAGGTTGGTTGAGCGAAGCGATATTATTTAACCGTGCGGCACCAGAAAGCGCCTTTATGATAGAACACGTGATGCATGATAACAAGCCTTCGAGAGATACCGATTATTATTACGTACGGGTTCGTCAACGGGACGGACAATGGGCATTCAGTACTCCTATCTGGGTAGAAAGGGTATGA
- a CDS encoding ROK family protein, with amino-acid sequence MIMRYAVGLDLGGTSLKYAVVNEQGVFLYSGEMPSLADISRDTVIDRLKAAISDCIGFAALQSIALCGVGVGTPGITDENNRIVLGGAENIAGWENIPLAGILEKETGIPTLVANDANAMGLGEQTFGAAKGCTDVLFITVGTGIGGAVIINNKLYGGYKNRGMEMGHIPLIANGERCACGSVGCLETYASTAALIRRFEGRCRKRKLHTGIKPDGKMIVELYHKGDSVAIESLNEHWDFLGHGIAGLVNIFSPQRVVIGGGISEAGGFYISRIGEKVKEYSLADCRVNTLVCAACLGNRAGMMGAASMIFSGNIRNDSEITENN; translated from the coding sequence ATGATTATGAGGTATGCTGTTGGATTGGATTTGGGAGGAACGTCTTTAAAATATGCGGTTGTAAACGAACAGGGCGTTTTTTTGTATAGCGGGGAAATGCCGTCATTAGCCGATATTTCCAGAGACACAGTTATCGACCGGTTAAAAGCGGCGATTTCCGATTGTATCGGATTTGCCGCTTTACAGAGTATCGCTTTGTGTGGAGTCGGGGTAGGAACTCCAGGGATTACGGATGAAAATAATCGCATCGTATTAGGGGGTGCAGAAAATATAGCCGGTTGGGAAAACATACCGCTTGCCGGCATACTGGAGAAAGAGACCGGAATACCGACTTTGGTAGCAAACGACGCTAATGCAATGGGGCTTGGTGAGCAAACTTTCGGTGCGGCTAAAGGCTGTACCGATGTGCTGTTTATTACAGTGGGTACAGGTATCGGAGGCGCCGTTATTATAAATAATAAGTTATATGGCGGGTATAAGAACCGAGGAATGGAAATGGGACATATACCGCTTATCGCGAATGGGGAACGTTGTGCCTGCGGTAGTGTAGGTTGTCTCGAAACCTATGCTTCTACTGCAGCGTTGATACGACGCTTCGAAGGCCGCTGTCGTAAAAGAAAACTTCATACAGGAATAAAGCCCGATGGTAAAATGATTGTCGAACTTTATCATAAAGGAGATTCTGTTGCAATAGAGTCTTTGAATGAACATTGGGATTTCCTCGGCCACGGTATTGCGGGACTGGTTAATATATTTAGTCCGCAACGGGTTGTTATCGGAGGCGGTATTTCAGAAGCAGGTGGCTTTTATATCTCTCGTATCGGAGAAAAAGTGAAAGAGTATTCTTTAGCGGATTGCCGTGTGAATACACTCGTTTGTGCAGCCTGTTTGGGAAATAGAGCGGGTATGATGGGTGCGGCGAGTATGATATTTTCAGGGAATATAAGGAATGATTCTGAAATAACGGAAAATAATTAA